The nucleotide sequence CCGACATTCTCAGAGACGCCACCAAAGCTGTTGCTAAGATAATCGGAAAACCCGAATCCGTTAAGAacatctcttctcttttcttgttTCTGCATTGCACACCTCTTGTTCGATGAAATTACTCTGAATCCCTCTGGGTTCTTTCTTTTGCAGTATGTGATGATACTGTTGAATGGGAGTGTCCCTATTGCGTTTGCTGGGTCTGAGGAGCCAGCTGCTTATGGTGAACTCATCTCCATTGGTGGCCTTGATCCTTCTGTTAATGGCAAACTAAGTTCCACCATTGCTGACATCCTGAAAACTAAGCTTTTCATTGATAGTTCCCGATTCTATATCAAGTTCTATGATGTTCAGGTCTATTCCTGCTTTCTTAATTCATATTTGCAAGTATTCGCTTTATTCTTATACCCCATGTCGATATTTCATAAGTTCCCTTCTCTAATTCACTGCTTCCTTGAATTTGGAGTTTCACTCGgtaaaaaaatcttaattttacaTTGTTGTCCAAtcatatctattttttttttaatgatcaTTAATTCACTGCTTTAGTTTTACTGACTTATCGTTATTCGATATTTCGTGTAAAAGTGTTTTAAACTGACAGCACATCTTATTATATATCCTTCCATTTATGATGGTATTTTTTTCTCTTATAATGCATGTAATTTAGTTCAATATTGAATTCTCGAAATTGTTTAGCAGTAGTAATAGCCTGTAATATCATACAACATATGTGGTCTCTTTTTTCCTCTTAATCCTTACTCGTATAAGGTGCTACGTAACATTTTCTTGTTTTCCAATTCTGGACTTAGAATTTGCTAAGGTAGATATATAAGTATAACAGTCATGCTTGTTGGTCAACAATGGTAATGCCTATGGAAAAGATATGCCTTTCCATGAAATAAATGGCATAATTACAGCTTttctttgtaatttattttcagcACATACATTCTTAAGTTTATTTGTTTTTTCTCTGTGCAGCGCTCATTCTTTGGGTTCAACGGCTCAACCTTTTAGATCAAACTATAGTTGTGGCGTTGGAGAGGGACAAAATCCGGCTAATGATCATTCTATCGACCGTGAAAAATATGTTGTATGCATGATTGTAGTTAACCAATAAACTTGATATATAAATTATGTAGGATTGTTAAACAATACAGTTGTCCTTTTTATGCCATTCATTCTGATATTTTAGAATCCATGCTTTACATTGAAATGAAAATTGGAGTCTACTTGAGTGCACTATTAGTGTAGATAGAACTAGGAGAAAAACACAAGCTAAATCAATTAATGACTTTGGTTAAGCTTAAACCTTAATTCTCAATCCAATCTTAACCCCACCATCACCTTCGCTTCTCGAAAATCCATGGACAAACTTATGGATTCGACCCAGAAGCCACTACTCATGTAGAAGAGAATTCACACAAGCCTCCATTTGATCTCAGgctagagaaagaagaaagaggaacgCGATCAATCTCAAAATACAGCAAATTGCATATTCCAGCGCATACACATATCATCGCTTTAAATTTGCAAAGAGAACACAGCAAACATACACATCTCTTGGAAGAACAGTGAAATACAAGGGCCGCAGCCACACATGGGAACTTCCCTTTTGTAATCCATGTTTCAATTGAAGTTTAAGAAATTGCAAGAAAATCCTCCCTCATATCACCATCCATATTTTGCTTGTGTTTCAGCTTTGGTAAGCATACCCTTTGCGCGCCGCTCTGCGAGCTTCATTTCATTTTGTTTCATATCAAAATACAAGGAACCAATTTGATGCTTCCTCTTATGCAGCTTTGAAGGCTTCCCTTTCGTTGATACAGGCTGCAAGAGAACAATTAATATATGGTGAATTATATGGTAAAGATTTAATCTGTATAGTAGAGTGTCcctatatatatacaaattagCATGGTACCAATACAACAGAGTTCCCATTGGAGTCGAATAATATTTGAATATGGAAACAGTAAAACACCAAGCACTTTATCTATAATTTAAAACATTGTCCATCATCATCCCCATTAAATTTGTTTTCTAAGAGAGCCCTATAATTTATGGCTTTTACTTGTCACAAGGAAGTTCAGAGTTTTCTCAAATAAGTTTTTCTTCTATATTCCCTGACTGTAAACCAAAAGACCAGCCCTATATTGAGCTATTGACTACTCTCTTCTGTCTCTAATCATCCATTTTCGAGTGCCAGAGATTTAAACTGACAAGTGACCATGATATCCGCATCAGGGTTTGATGAGACAAACAAACTATTACACAGAATAGCTATGTCCTATATATGAAATTCAACATTTTCAACTCAATCAAAACTCTTAACATTAACATGTCCTATATATGAAGTACCATACCAACACAAAAGATGACAGCTTTATACCATGAAATTCGATCCAAACAAATCTAAANNNNNNNNNNNNNNNNNNNNNNNNNNNNNNNNNNNNNNNNNNNNNNNNNNNNNNNNNNNNNNNNNNNNNNNNNNNNNNNNNNNNNNNNNNNNNNNNNNNNNNNNNNNNNNNNNNNNNNNNNNNNNNNNNNNNNNNNNNNNNNNNNNNNNNNNNNNNNNNNNNNNNNNNNNNNNNGTACCTGATAAGAGGGTCCAAAAGCTATCCCAGTGAGCTTGACCTGATCCTCTCTTGGCCGGTTCTTGATCAACTCATCCTGCTTCACCTCTATGATTTCCGAGGGAATCTcattccttcctctcttcttcggAAATATCGCCGCACTCTCGGCGGGCCCAGATGCCAGCGGCTCTGCGGTCACTGAAG is from Arachis ipaensis cultivar K30076 chromosome B01, Araip1.1, whole genome shotgun sequence and encodes:
- the LOC107642812 gene encoding macrophage migration inhibitory factor homolog, which translates into the protein MPTLNLFTNIPVDTVVASDILRDATKAVAKIIGKPESYVMILLNGSVPIAFAGSEEPAAYGELISIGGLDPSVNGKLSSTIADILKTKLFIDSSRFYIKFYDVQRSFFGFNGSTF